The Chryseolinea soli genome contains a region encoding:
- a CDS encoding sugar phosphate isomerase/epimerase family protein: MATRSQIFLLTTGIFLHLIFTPAIGQQKKNAKDKATVTASLNAYSFSDLLTARNTQDQQQVYSLLNLLEWCSSKNIKALDPTAYFFPTYPEVPSDDYLKKFKDRAAELGVVISGTGIRNNFASPDPKVRAEGVQLAKNWIVAASKMGAPIVRVFAGEVPSGYEDRWTEVADWMIVCFKECAAYGEQYGVKIGIQNHGDMLQTAEQCIYVMKGVNSKWAGLIVDTGSFKTADPYKDIAAVVPYAINWQVKESVFGLGNEIPTDYKRLVRIIKDGGYRGYLPVETLAVRGKPYDPFALVSEMIRELDAAIHEVYQ, encoded by the coding sequence ATGGCCACGCGTTCCCAGATATTCCTACTGACCACCGGCATCTTTCTCCACCTCATTTTCACACCCGCTATCGGCCAACAAAAAAAGAACGCCAAAGACAAAGCGACCGTTACTGCTTCCCTCAACGCCTATTCCTTCAGCGACCTGCTAACCGCCCGCAACACACAAGACCAGCAGCAAGTCTACAGTTTGCTTAATTTGTTGGAATGGTGTTCCTCAAAGAACATAAAGGCACTCGACCCCACCGCCTATTTCTTCCCGACGTATCCGGAAGTGCCCTCCGATGACTATCTGAAAAAGTTCAAAGATCGCGCCGCCGAACTGGGTGTTGTTATCAGTGGAACAGGCATCCGAAACAATTTTGCGTCGCCCGACCCCAAGGTACGCGCAGAGGGTGTGCAATTGGCAAAGAACTGGATTGTTGCGGCCTCGAAAATGGGTGCCCCGATCGTGCGCGTCTTTGCCGGCGAAGTTCCCAGCGGATACGAAGACCGATGGACCGAAGTAGCCGACTGGATGATCGTCTGCTTCAAAGAGTGTGCGGCCTATGGAGAACAGTATGGTGTTAAGATCGGGATCCAAAATCACGGCGACATGCTGCAAACGGCGGAGCAATGCATTTATGTCATGAAGGGTGTGAACTCCAAATGGGCAGGCCTTATCGTTGACACCGGGAGTTTTAAAACCGCCGATCCCTACAAAGACATCGCTGCCGTTGTTCCCTATGCCATCAACTGGCAAGTGAAGGAGAGTGTCTTCGGCCTGGGCAACGAGATCCCGACAGACTATAAGCGTTTGGTCAGGATCATTAAAGACGGTGGCTACCGAGGCTATCTACCCGTTGAAACATTGGCGGTCCGCGGCAAACCGTATGATCCTTTCGCGTTGGTGTCTGAAATGATCAGGGAGCTTGATGCCGCCATTCATGAGGTCTACCAATAA
- a CDS encoding SusC/RagA family TonB-linked outer membrane protein, translating to MQNTFTFPSLKGLVLLAVAGLCSMATRADGFETRTAPVATVTAVANITGKVLDETGAPLPGATVVVKGSNNGTVTNSDGAFAIEADMGSTLVVSFVGYASQEIAINSTTLEIKMSPDAATLEELVIVGYGDQKKSDVTGSVAQLTSENFRQGINTSADNLIQGKIAGVRVVNSSGEPGAGMDVVIRGVGSIRSGSTPLFVVDGVPLSNDNASPTGDNIGFGASAAKNPLNFLNTTDIESINVLKDASAAAIYGARGANGVVIITTKKGSKGKGTLTADSYVGFSTVSKKLDLLSADEYRGVIKDPNFDHGGNTDWQDVIMRKAASNNQALSFAKQTNSGNYYVSLGRMEQQGIVGNSNFSRLSARINASESFLDDERLKIAVHLTASQTRDRAIPTSDDGGSNGQLITQMLMANPTYPVYAADGSYTNFKANAYYNPAYLLSLYDDVTKTTRVLGNIETSFRIVKGLEYKLNVGIDRSLGERNATLYPNIIDINPTGRYSQSNTESTNTLLEHYLTYSTQLGKHKFDVLGGFSYQKFDRSGGTWGLSGIAAQGQGVPPEYNPGYKGTVLPPTGYSQENELQSYFGRVNYAYDDKYLFTASMRADGSTRFGTNNKYGYFPSFAAGWNFQHENFMSDVTWLSSGKLRASWGQTGNQDVQNKITQASYSLSGADGYYLNNDLALVNGLSITRTPNPNLKWEVSTQYDFGFDFGLLDNRLYGTIDYFNKTTTDAILYIPSPVLSPTPNVWVNIDGKIVNTGVEMMLGYRILNTNKITWSVDVNGATLHNEIKDLPVSQIYSGIVSGTGLTDVWANIYKSGYAAGSFYLLEHDGFDENGKDKFKDKDGDGVITNNDRTIFHGALPTFSYGLNSQLKYLNFDLSLSFIGQSGGSLINNTAVGAINVNNLNSDRNTSRDYANSGANITNPPRLSTLYMESSNFFRLNSARLGYTFRTAKLNWLDNATLYVTGQNIFTITNYTGFDPLINSPKALSGNQSLGIDYPRYPTAKTFTVGLSIKI from the coding sequence ATGCAGAATACATTTACATTTCCCTCGCTAAAGGGTCTTGTCCTTTTAGCTGTTGCCGGGTTGTGCAGTATGGCCACCCGGGCCGACGGCTTCGAGACAAGAACAGCACCGGTCGCCACCGTAACCGCCGTGGCGAACATCACCGGTAAAGTATTGGATGAGACCGGTGCGCCTCTGCCGGGCGCCACCGTAGTAGTAAAAGGCAGCAACAACGGTACCGTTACCAATAGCGACGGTGCATTCGCCATCGAAGCAGACATGGGCAGCACGCTGGTGGTGTCGTTCGTGGGATACGCCAGCCAGGAAATTGCCATCAACAGCACGACGCTGGAAATCAAAATGTCGCCCGACGCCGCCACACTCGAAGAGCTGGTGATCGTTGGTTATGGCGATCAGAAAAAATCGGACGTTACCGGATCGGTGGCTCAGCTCACCTCCGAGAACTTCCGGCAAGGTATCAACACTTCGGCCGACAACCTGATCCAGGGTAAGATCGCCGGCGTGCGCGTCGTGAACAGCAGCGGTGAACCCGGGGCTGGGATGGACGTTGTGATCCGGGGTGTCGGCTCCATCCGCAGCGGTAGCACACCGCTCTTTGTGGTGGACGGCGTACCGCTCTCCAACGACAACGCCAGCCCTACCGGCGACAACATCGGCTTTGGTGCCTCGGCCGCGAAAAACCCGCTCAACTTCCTGAACACGACCGACATCGAGTCGATCAACGTGTTGAAGGACGCCTCGGCTGCCGCCATCTACGGTGCGCGGGGTGCCAACGGTGTGGTGATCATCACCACCAAAAAAGGCTCGAAAGGCAAAGGCACACTGACCGCCGACAGCTATGTTGGTTTCTCGACCGTGTCTAAAAAACTCGATCTGCTTTCGGCCGACGAATACCGCGGTGTGATCAAAGATCCCAACTTCGATCACGGCGGCAACACCGACTGGCAAGATGTGATCATGAGAAAAGCCGCCAGCAACAACCAGGCATTGTCGTTCGCCAAGCAAACCAACTCCGGCAACTACTACGTGTCGCTGGGACGCATGGAACAACAGGGCATTGTCGGCAACAGCAACTTCTCCCGTCTCTCCGCGCGCATCAACGCATCGGAGTCCTTCCTCGACGACGAGCGTTTGAAGATCGCCGTACACCTCACGGCCAGCCAGACCAGAGACCGTGCGATCCCCACCAGCGATGATGGCGGTTCCAACGGACAGCTCATCACACAGATGCTGATGGCCAATCCTACTTACCCCGTGTATGCCGCCGATGGCAGCTACACCAACTTCAAGGCCAATGCGTACTACAACCCCGCTTACTTGCTGAGCCTGTACGACGACGTGACCAAGACCACGCGCGTACTCGGCAACATCGAGACTTCGTTCCGCATTGTGAAAGGGCTGGAGTACAAATTGAACGTGGGTATCGACCGTTCATTAGGCGAGCGGAATGCAACGCTTTATCCTAACATCATCGACATCAACCCCACCGGACGGTATTCGCAAAGCAATACCGAGTCAACGAACACGCTGCTCGAGCACTATCTGACGTATAGCACGCAATTGGGCAAACACAAGTTCGATGTGCTGGGAGGTTTTTCGTATCAAAAATTCGACCGGTCCGGCGGCACCTGGGGCTTATCGGGCATTGCCGCGCAAGGTCAGGGTGTGCCTCCCGAGTATAACCCCGGCTACAAGGGCACCGTTCTGCCGCCTACCGGTTATAGCCAGGAGAACGAGCTTCAGTCGTACTTCGGTCGCGTGAACTATGCCTATGACGATAAGTATCTCTTCACCGCGTCGATGCGTGCAGACGGATCTACACGTTTTGGAACGAACAATAAATACGGATACTTCCCCTCGTTCGCGGCAGGCTGGAATTTCCAACACGAGAATTTCATGTCGGACGTGACGTGGCTTTCGAGTGGTAAACTTCGCGCCAGCTGGGGACAGACCGGTAACCAGGACGTACAGAACAAGATCACCCAAGCCAGCTATTCGCTGTCGGGCGCAGACGGTTACTACCTCAACAACGACCTCGCGCTGGTGAACGGCTTGTCGATCACCCGTACGCCCAACCCGAACCTGAAGTGGGAAGTGTCTACCCAGTATGACTTCGGTTTTGATTTCGGTTTGCTCGACAACCGCCTCTATGGAACGATCGACTATTTCAATAAGACCACAACGGATGCGATCCTCTACATCCCCTCTCCCGTGCTGAGCCCTACACCCAACGTGTGGGTGAACATCGATGGCAAGATCGTGAACACCGGCGTTGAAATGATGCTCGGCTACCGGATCCTGAACACCAACAAGATCACCTGGTCGGTCGATGTAAACGGCGCCACCCTGCACAACGAGATCAAGGACCTGCCCGTATCGCAGATCTATTCCGGTATTGTTTCCGGTACCGGTCTGACCGACGTATGGGCCAACATCTACAAGAGCGGTTATGCCGCCGGCTCGTTCTACCTGTTGGAACACGATGGCTTTGATGAAAACGGAAAAGACAAGTTCAAAGACAAGGACGGCGATGGCGTGATCACCAACAACGACCGCACGATCTTCCACGGTGCGTTGCCCACCTTCTCTTATGGCCTCAACTCGCAATTGAAATATCTCAATTTCGATTTGTCGCTTTCCTTCATCGGGCAGTCGGGTGGCTCGCTCATCAACAACACCGCGGTGGGCGCGATCAACGTGAACAACTTGAATTCCGACCGGAACACAAGCCGCGACTACGCCAACTCGGGTGCTAACATCACCAACCCTCCGCGCCTTTCTACGCTGTACATGGAAAGCTCCAACTTCTTCCGGTTGAACAGCGCGCGCCTGGGCTACACGTTCAGAACGGCAAAGCTCAACTGGCTTGACAACGCCACATTGTATGTGACCGGCCAAAACATCTTTACCATCACGAACTACACCGGATTCGATCCGCTGATCAACAGCCCGAAAGCACTCAGTGGTAACCAATCGTTGGGTATCGACTATCCTCGCTACCCCACTGCCAAAACATTCACTGTAGGTTTATCCATAAAAATCTAA
- a CDS encoding DUF4199 domain-containing protein, with amino-acid sequence MKRNVLIFGLILGTILTGHMVYMVDVVYHNPDFESNDVVGYAAMVVVFSLTFFGIRNYRNKQLNGVISLGTAFKTGALIALIGSTMYVGVWLFYYYLFVPDFLDKYCLHVIHQATRNGATASKLAAKTQQMAQFKEMYKSPVFVVLISYAEVLPIGLVVAFVSSLILKRKPVTVTVVE; translated from the coding sequence ATGAAACGAAACGTCTTAATTTTCGGATTGATCCTCGGAACAATCCTCACCGGGCACATGGTCTACATGGTGGACGTGGTTTACCACAACCCCGATTTCGAAAGCAACGATGTCGTCGGCTACGCCGCCATGGTCGTTGTTTTTTCCCTGACCTTTTTCGGCATCCGGAATTACCGGAACAAACAATTGAACGGCGTGATCTCGCTTGGCACAGCGTTTAAGACCGGCGCTTTGATCGCTTTGATCGGATCGACCATGTATGTAGGGGTTTGGCTTTTTTACTACTATCTGTTTGTCCCCGACTTTTTGGACAAGTATTGCCTGCACGTCATCCATCAAGCCACCCGAAACGGTGCCACGGCTTCCAAATTGGCCGCCAAGACCCAGCAGATGGCGCAATTCAAGGAAATGTATAAAAGCCCGGTTTTTGTGGTTTTGATTTCTTATGCTGAAGTGCTGCCTATTGGGCTTGTGGTCGCCTTTGTTAGTTCGCTCATTTTAAAGAGAAAACCGGTGACGGTGACGGTCGTGGAATAG
- a CDS encoding Ig-like domain-containing protein, whose translation MRRLFGKKKSIDKLLTNLKMRLLKSLSIMVTLGIVAMVSCSKDDEDNNDAISGAGPTVTSTSPASDATGVARNTNVVFTFSEKMDSSTINNSTFILQIGTQLVPGKVVYSGVTATFTPNEWLLAGKPYTATITTGVKDMNGHHLAPRKVWVFVTADSTSTLGVIDLGASGSYVILAKSATAVVDARAIAGQRLTVN comes from the coding sequence ATGCGTCGCCTATTCGGTAAAAAAAAATCAATCGATAAACTATTGACCAATTTAAAAATGAGATTATTAAAAAGCCTTTCAATCATGGTGACGTTGGGAATCGTAGCTATGGTAAGCTGTAGTAAGGATGATGAGGATAATAATGATGCCATCTCCGGAGCAGGTCCAACCGTAACATCCACAAGTCCGGCAAGTGATGCTACCGGTGTTGCCCGCAACACAAACGTTGTTTTTACTTTTAGTGAAAAAATGGATTCCTCAACGATCAACAACTCAACCTTTATATTGCAGATCGGGACACAACTAGTCCCCGGAAAAGTGGTCTACTCGGGAGTAACCGCAACGTTTACACCGAACGAGTGGCTCTTGGCGGGTAAACCCTATACGGCAACGATTACCACCGGGGTAAAAGACATGAATGGACATCACCTGGCACCCCGCAAGGTGTGGGTGTTTGTAACGGCCGATAGCACATCTACACTTGGAGTTATTGATCTTGGAGCTTCGGGCAGTTACGTGATTTTGGCCAAATCGGCCACGGCCGTAGTCGATGCCCGTGCGATTGCAGGACAAAGGCTCACGGTAAATTAA
- a CDS encoding response regulator transcription factor has product MIFLKDIWHKLRPVALYGVLMAVLVFALKWLQWKYLITDNASDVYVGLIAVFFTLLGTWVATQFAKPKIQTVVVEKEIYRDQPGDSALNETELKKLNLTTREYEVLQLLTQGYTNAEIADKLYLSLSTVKTHVSNLFVKMDVKNRTQALEKANRLKLTPQANSYFGMKSPKSGNFGT; this is encoded by the coding sequence ATGATTTTTTTAAAAGACATATGGCACAAACTCCGCCCTGTCGCTTTGTATGGCGTGCTCATGGCCGTCCTGGTATTTGCGCTGAAGTGGCTTCAATGGAAATACCTGATCACCGATAACGCTTCCGATGTTTACGTCGGACTGATCGCCGTCTTTTTTACACTCCTGGGAACGTGGGTAGCCACACAGTTTGCCAAACCCAAAATACAGACGGTCGTTGTCGAGAAAGAAATCTACCGGGATCAACCCGGCGATTCTGCCCTGAACGAAACCGAACTAAAGAAACTCAACCTGACCACCCGCGAATACGAAGTGCTGCAACTGCTGACACAAGGCTACACGAACGCCGAGATCGCAGATAAACTTTACCTCTCGCTGAGCACGGTCAAAACCCACGTGTCCAATCTGTTTGTGAAAATGGACGTAAAAAACAGAACGCAGGCGCTTGAAAAAGCTAACCGGTTGAAACTCACGCCCCAGGCGAACTCATACTTTGGTATGAAGTCTCCGAAATCGGGGAACTTTGGTACTTAA
- a CDS encoding RagB/SusD family nutrient uptake outer membrane protein, which yields MNFKNIFRSKSAQIISATLLLSSFSCTDLNEEVRDEVLGGQAPSMESTLVAAYDRIGDATFTDHTGMISMQEYASDMALVPTRGSDWGDGGKWREMHEFTWTPSSLILTDQWNRLTNGISRSLTAIQTITNSDGDKKALYLAEAQGLYAFYMFHTFDLYNQAPYRDPLDINAPVTAKQAPEGIDELITLVESLIPNLATLGDQSTHTGRFTKEAAYALLADMYLNRAVFKDRFNATSDFKFTEASLTGGETDMDRVIYYTSLLINGGKFQLASNYFSNFDITNSGAPEHVFVVVQKVDAFRAGDNDLGYVNQERNQRPSPANRGTNAACMTTEFFHSWDGNHDDPRFSRKYQYPDGTWFMNDGTDTSVPATDVVAGTTQPWFHFNRGILYGQQYGPKLNDKGGFIMDGARISVLPLVMEKNTNTPMNFTPDLAFDNPMASVLTSNQLNQGARFFKFEFNPAGVSGPDNGVSGVDIPLYRLGGIYTMRAEAYFRKGQVTEALADINILRTSRTREALYANAPGQAIASLDADILLRELGFELYWEMKRRPQLVRFGKLDLPNTAKPATGPSRRAFPIPQSTIDVNKQFQQNSGY from the coding sequence ATGAACTTTAAGAATATATTCAGATCCAAATCAGCACAGATCATTTCGGCAACGCTACTGCTCAGTTCATTCTCCTGCACCGACCTCAACGAAGAGGTGCGCGATGAAGTGTTGGGTGGTCAAGCCCCGAGTATGGAAAGCACCTTGGTTGCAGCCTATGACCGCATCGGCGATGCCACATTTACCGACCACACGGGGATGATCTCCATGCAGGAATATGCTTCCGACATGGCCCTCGTGCCCACACGGGGCAGCGACTGGGGTGATGGTGGCAAGTGGCGTGAAATGCACGAGTTCACGTGGACACCCAGCAGCCTTATCCTGACCGACCAATGGAACCGCCTCACCAACGGCATTTCCCGTTCGCTTACGGCCATCCAGACCATCACAAATTCTGACGGAGACAAGAAAGCCCTCTATCTCGCCGAGGCGCAAGGTTTGTACGCCTTCTACATGTTCCACACGTTTGACCTGTACAACCAGGCACCTTATCGCGATCCGCTGGATATCAATGCGCCGGTAACGGCAAAGCAAGCACCCGAAGGCATCGACGAACTGATCACCCTGGTGGAATCCCTGATCCCCAACCTGGCTACGCTTGGCGATCAATCCACCCACACGGGACGCTTCACAAAAGAAGCAGCCTATGCCCTGCTGGCCGACATGTATCTGAACCGCGCCGTATTCAAAGACCGCTTCAATGCTACCTCGGACTTTAAATTCACTGAAGCTTCCCTCACCGGTGGCGAGACCGATATGGATCGTGTGATCTATTACACGTCGCTGCTCATCAACGGCGGCAAGTTCCAATTGGCCAGCAACTACTTTTCGAATTTTGACATCACGAATTCCGGCGCACCGGAGCACGTTTTCGTAGTGGTTCAAAAAGTCGATGCCTTCCGGGCCGGCGATAACGACCTGGGCTATGTGAACCAGGAACGCAACCAACGCCCGTCGCCCGCAAACCGCGGCACGAACGCAGCGTGTATGACCACGGAATTCTTTCACAGCTGGGACGGCAACCATGACGACCCGCGTTTCTCCCGGAAGTATCAATATCCTGACGGCACGTGGTTCATGAACGACGGCACAGACACAAGTGTCCCTGCTACCGACGTCGTGGCCGGAACCACTCAGCCCTGGTTCCATTTCAACCGCGGTATCCTCTACGGACAACAATATGGACCGAAGCTCAACGACAAAGGTGGTTTTATCATGGACGGCGCACGCATCTCCGTGTTGCCCCTGGTGATGGAAAAAAACACCAACACGCCGATGAACTTTACGCCCGACCTGGCGTTCGACAACCCGATGGCATCGGTATTAACTTCCAACCAGCTGAACCAGGGTGCGCGATTCTTCAAGTTTGAATTCAATCCTGCCGGTGTATCCGGACCCGATAACGGCGTGAGTGGCGTAGACATTCCCCTTTACCGTCTGGGTGGTATCTATACGATGCGTGCCGAAGCCTACTTCCGCAAGGGCCAGGTTACCGAAGCATTGGCCGACATCAACATCCTGCGGACCAGCAGAACACGCGAAGCGCTCTATGCCAATGCTCCCGGCCAAGCCATTGCTTCCCTGGACGCCGACATCCTCCTGCGTGAACTCGGCTTCGAGTTGTACTGGGAAATGAAACGCCGCCCCCAATTGGTTCGTTTCGGCAAGCTTGACCTGCCCAACACCGCCAAGCCGGCTACAGGGCCTTCGCGCCGTGCCTTCCCGATACCACAGTCGACCATCGACGTGAACAAACAGTTCCAGCAAAACAGCGGCTACTAA